The segment AATTCATTGgttatttcagaagctaaaagtttagttctgtttcctccATCAAGTTTACATctacagtttcatgttacaccaaaaacacacctatgattaatGAAGGGACTAACTAACACCCCTTTGCCCCTTACTCCTTATGTTGCACTCAGATTATGCACCATTTAACTAGCAAATGTGGCTGGACACACCCTATATGCACTTGCAGcatgcactttagaccatgTGCTATAGATCTTTTAAATAGCGACCAAAGTCTTgttgcttgataaatgacttacACAGCTGATTACTAAAATTGATTCATTCACCACTTATCTTAGCACAAATTAGATGTTTTCCACGTCAAATTTTAGGCTGGGGACACACCCAAAGCTAGTCCAGCATCACACACTTACATTGGTATATCACTGATGTGTGTGATAAAGATACACAAGTCATCTGGGATTACAACTAGGTGGATCATTGGAAAGCGTattgcttgtttgtgtgtgtgtgtgtgtgtgtgtgtgtgtgcgcgcgcgtgtgtgtgcgcgcgtgtgtgtgtgttacacagTAGAAAAATGAGAAGGAGATTCAAGAGAGAGATACAAAGACAGCGAGAAGGCAACCGCAGGAGAGAGTGCAGCTATTTTGGGATTTGTCCATCAAGAAAACTGATTAAATCAGCAGAAcgttgtggtgtgtgtgtgtgtgtgtgtgtgtgtgtgtgtgtgtgtgaaaaagagagtggatgagagagagagtgagagaggaagTGAATTGGCTCTACTTTATGATTTATCCTGAATTATCTTGATCCGAGGTcttactgtttttgtctgtggAAAGACAGAGACATAGCGGCAAGAAGGAGAGATGGTTGTTTGACGTCAGCAGAAAGTCTGACGTTATCTACTCTGTatctgttttcacacacacacaaaggtcgAAAGCAGACACTCACACTAACACACAGGCAACATGGTAAAGTTAAAACTAGCTTTCAGCCAAAAACGATGTCAGCTAACCCTGTGTCAAATAAAAAACTGGTAAAATGTGCACAGCCATGTTACTGTCATAGTGCAGCTTCATGTCAGCTTTTCCAAAACACCCAAGGAGGTTGATAAGTGGGTGCTCCAATAagtctataaaataaaattaaataacaaaCACTGGGTGAAATAGTCCACTTTTTACAACAGTATTTCTTAGATTTATCTGCACGGTGTCAACTGCTGCTACAGCCAAGAAATGCTGCCTTAAAAGGCTGTtagtaaagaaaaatgtaacaTCTGGTGTAGGCCACTGAAAGACACCAGTTAGGTGTCAGATAAAAagctgactttttcatgatacacacaaaaaagtctGTTTTCAATTCAGAGTTTCCATATGGGGCAGCCTTAGGAATAGCATGTTTAGTATTTTCTAGTGTTCATCATATCTTTTTAACCAGCTGCAGCAGTTTACTTCACTGACGTATTCTGACATCAGTAGATCTGGAATTTTTCTCTCCCCCAGGGGATCCACTACAGCTCAGTGAGCTATTGGAGCTCATGGCGGCATTATGTGCAGCAAAGCTGACTTTCcagcatacagtacagtatatacatTGTATGTATATGCTATGTGTGTAGAGGTCATTCTGGATTAtagcacattaaaataaattgagCAGCCACGGGCCGTGTAGCTGTGCAGTTGCTCACTGTGCAGCACAGTTTTAGCATGGAGTGTTGGATGCCAGTGCAAAGGGATTACTGAGAGCTAAATTTTCTTTGAACCCAAAATAATCCAAATACAAAAGAAATAACCAGGACAAAGGAACAGTTGACTGCTGATTGTTTCTTTTACATAGCTTTTTGTATATGGTCAGATGTAATATTTTCTGTGGTTATGATCTCTTAATGGGGCAACATCAGCTGCTAACAGTAGCTCGTTAGTGTAGCTGATATGGGATTGTTCATTGTTTCACCAATAAACCACAAAAATAGCCACTGTTGGGTTTGTGTGTTGTACTGTTTAACAGTTTAACATTAACAGTTCAAAATATGAGTTTGCATCTAGGTCTATGTCAGTGAGTGtctctgtttttaaaggtgtaatttatctattttttaatattttacctGGCATGGAAGCAGGTAGCTGTGGGCTGCGGCGGTTTTTCACCAGTCTGTACTCGCTGCCATCTTTCCTGTTTCTTCTTGGGGCTGCCTCGCTGCTGCCTTCCCTGAAACAGGCAGAGCCAGAGTCACAGTCACTTCAGTTGTATCCAAAAGATGAGTAAGCCACATCATCTGGCTATGTGTTTCCACACTTTCAGCTTGGCTCGTTCCATAATCAACAAAGCCAAAACCAGCTATTTTTCTCAACTTTGTATTTGGGAGAAAGTCAAACTAGACAGTTATATCTTCAGTTATATCTGTATATCTTCTCAGGTCATTCAGATTAACATAAATGAGGCATACAACAAAATATGACTTCACATATTGGTTTGGAGCCCTTAAATCAGTTGTGGCTCTCAGAAGATTTGAAAGATAAATGCTAGGCCAATATAAAGCTAATTAAGGATGAGACCTCTTACCTTGCAAGAAAAAATTCTTTACTTAAACCTACATGTTACTGGAGTTCTGTTGGGCCTCAGCGAGCCGTAGTTTCTTGGCATGGTTCTTGCCCTGGTAGTGGGCCTGTGCCACTGCCAGTGAACTGAAGGAGGCGTCACACAGCTTACAATAGTCATTCTCTGTGGCCAAGATGACCCGGGTCGCCCCCTTATACTGCGCCTGCAGACACAGGACAAAGCAGTACAGTATATGTGGTAAGAGGAGTTAGGGAGTAAACACTGAGAAAGACAATACATTTTTAGATCTAGTTGGTGGAAGAGAAGAATTTTCAACAGAAGATATACACCAATGAAATGAACTAAATCATGGCAGAAATCACATCTACATGCACAAGTCCAAAATAGTCATATTGTTAGTTTGCCATTTTtaaaagataatgaaaacaacagaCACTTTCAGGTTATGTTGCCCATTATATTTACACTTTTAAGGCTTAAAACAGTCATGTGCAAAAAGGACAGTTACAGGTACAAAATTTCCTGAGATCTAAATTGTAAAGTTGTGTGCTGGCAGATTTGTAATTTGTTCATGTGTTTAGTTGACGTTTTTATCAAAAGTGAACAATGATGACAGCAAAACAAGCACTGcgtagccagacctatctccaaAGCGATGTGTCAGGgctagagaaaggtctggaatcACCGCTTATCTAATCGTTCTGGCTTGTTTGGGTTTCTTCAAATCAGTCACAGTCTTCTTGGGTGGTGCTAAGCCCAAATGCAGTGACAGTGatcttgcaaaatagtgtcggaggtgaacttgttttggtgaaacatttgcacGTGGGGAGGTGAGCccagtcattaaaatgtcagtgCAAAAGAAACCACCACAGAACATTAACAGTCATATGTCATGTGATTCAACTTTTAGTGATAAGAAAGACAGACATAATTTGATAATTGGTGCCCTAGAGGTGAAGCATGACTGTACTTaagctctggaggagctcactAAACCCGTTAAAACCCCAGACAATTTGCTGGCTATACACGGCTCTAGCAGAACATTACTACAATGATATCACATGTGGATGAATCTGTATATTCTCAAAGATAATGTCCCTGGCacatgctgctgccagagttaCAAGGCGTGGCAAATAAACTCCAACTAGCCATGTCAGAAAATGGATCACCATCAGGCATGAGAGTCTCGGGCATGTGGAGTGTGGGCTTTTCCGAGGTGTGTTGTTTTACTCACTGCAGGTCTTTACAACAATTCACCAAAACAACAATGCAGGCATGGTTGTTGTTTCCGACAGCGAAGAAGATTTGGAAATGGTAACATGCAAATAGCAGAAGGAAGGGAGAATACTAGCCGAAATCAACCACCCAATGACAGGCTTATAGCTACAGTCTCAGTCCACTACGTCTGAGTCAGACTAATGTTTCAATGACATGGTATAACCTCAAACCGTCAATAACTGATTTTCTTGGCCACCTCGGGACAGCAGAAACAAGTATCGACattgacatgacatgacatgatcTTCAAGTTGATATGGTGAccttgttagcaaacagctgTTAATCTTCACATTTAGCAGTTACAGaacaacattatcattcatttggagttgtgtttctggttGCCTTGTAAATTTAGGTCCAATCTTAATTGTCCTTTTAGCTCTGATTTTGGTCtgcaccaactcctgagggaaatatctgctagctgctaaatgtttcaatgtgttcaccagctagtctctaacttGTTTGCTTGCTGTTTGATGCCTGTTACAGCTGAAAACGACACCACGAGAGTAGTAAGagtgaaacaaaacagtaaGGGCCAGAAGGCTAAATATTGAGCTGAAACTCACCataaagctctgtaaagccGAGGGGGAGCTGCTgattcaggtgataattctcagTAGATACATCACAACGTAGGATCCGGGTCACATCAttaaattgttttcacattgtcaCTTGATACATAGCCTTGTTTAACTCTGAGACGATGTAgcattacaataaaatgtattatgtgTAATAATCTAATTGCAGCAGAATGTGTAGAGACAGTAAATTGTTCAGTGGTGATAAGATGATGAGTTTCTGCTgttcaaataaaacagaatgactgtgcAGCTCCTTACCGCCTCCTCACAGGGAAACTACCTCTATCAGCAGACTGGCCACTTCAGCAGCAGTCCACCCACATTCTCGACTAAAACTGTAGCATTTAGGTAGGCTGGTGCTGAGTTTGGATCTGACCTGCCTGCCTGCGTCACTGTCGTTTGATCCTGAGCTGAGGGATGTCTGGCCAGCTGCCTCGAGGACTTCTGGGATTCTGATGGCTGGAGGCTGTTGACTGCCAGCGTAGAAATTTCTTAACTTTTTACTGTGGTTCTTCCCCTAAACAGACAGATAAAGAgatatgtattcatttatttatcctaatatttgctttagatttcttacatatagctcctttaacatgTTTCTTACATGTGGATTTCAACTGACCTGGTAGTGAGCTTGTGCCTGCTGAGCAGAGTTGAGGGTAACGTTGCAGAGTTTACAGTACAGTGGTTTACACAGTTCCCCCAACCCCAGAGAGTCTTCCTGCTCCTCCATCCCCAGCAGAGAGCCCTCATCCTGGGGCTGCTCGCTTGCTGGGGCAGCCTGACCCGGCAGAGGACCAGGAATGAGGCAGGACATCGGGGATGGAATTAGAGCTGGTCCTGGGGGTCTTGGGGGGAGGTGTGAAGGGTCTGGGCCTGGAGCAGGAGGGGAGGACATGGGGCTGGGAGGGAGGGGGAATCGGCTGGCTCCAGGCGCAACTACAGGTGGGGGCACCAGTGCTTGGGCAGGGTTCAGAGGTGGAGGCCCCAACGGTTGTATGAGGTCCATGGTTGGAGGCACTATAGCTTGTGTGTGATCAACAGGTGGGGGCCCCAAGGTGTGTGCCATTGGTGGAGGCCCTAGTGGCTGAGCTGGGGCCATTGGAGGGGGGCCTAAGCTGTGTGGTGGGGTAATGGGTGGGTGTCTTAACGTGTGAGTAGCAGTCATGGGAGGGGGGCCTAGAGTCTGGGTGGGAGCCATAGTTGGGGGTCCCATTGCCTGAGCAGGGGCAAGGGGTGGTGGACCGAGAGGCTGCGTAGGCGCCATTGGCGGAGGTCCCAGCTGGTGCAGAGAGTCCATGTGGTGGAAAGGCTGCTGGGGGTGGCTGAAGAGACTCAGGGGAGGTTTCAACATGGTCTCCGGGCCTGTGAACAGAGGCAGATGCCTTTCTTTTAGACGGGGGCAGAGATTGAAATCAAAGACATTTCCTGCAAGGAAATTCAGTACCCTTGATGTGGGGAAAAAGTGTTGTATGGGCATTAGTACTACTATATTCAAGGAAACCAGAAAGCATTCAGAATGTTCATGCAATGACAGAACATATTAAGAAGTTTTTAGCCACATGGGCtggttggtccaccacttcAATCCAAATTAAAATAGCTCAACAGCTATTGGATTGATTGTCATGAGATTTGGTGTTTATGGTCCACACAGGATGGATCGTAATGACGTATCTAGCACCAGCAGAATGACAACATTTTCACTTATCCAGGAAAATATCTCAAACAATTACTGGATGATCTGCCACAaaatttggttcagacattcagtttctgactttttatctcGCACCATCATCACgtcaatttttcattttgtctgatACCACAGTTTGTGAACAAATCCCTGCAAAAAAACGATGGGATTCCCATCAGCCTCGCCTGTAACTGGTGTTAAGCTCTAAGTATCATATCAGTTCACAGTCTTATTACTCTGCATCTAAATCTGGCTCTGAATCAAAATATATACAAGCCATGACAGTCCATGATAGTAATTGGGATCATCCAAATTTGTTATGTAccaaatttgataaaaatggGATAAAGTTTACAGGATGAGCAATGAATAATGATGCAATCAAATTTAATCTGTTGAGGTAGACATGGGTGGGATCTCTTCTGGCAGGTTTATCTTAAAACAAGGAATCCAGAATTTTGAGTCAATGCCACACAGTTCAGACATTATATGCAAAGAATCTGCTTTCTAAATGGCACCAGACACTGGGCCCATATTGCTTATATGTACACCAAATTCCACTGAAAtctataaatgtattttaagatATCTCATTGGCTAACAGACTGAAGCAGACTGGCTCAGGAGGCAGAGCAGGATATCCACTAATCAGACGATTGGGGATTCAATCTCTCGCACCTCtggtccacatgtcaaagtatcctcaGGCAAGAATACTGAACCCCAATTGCTGTATCTGTGCATGTGAATGTCTAAACTGAGTAGCAGATAGCAAGCACCTGccatgtgaatatgtgtgtgtgaattggtaGATAAACATGTGATTTGCAGTAGATTAGAGTGCTGATGATGCTTCACATACTGACTTACGTGGATACTGTCTATTGACAGATCATCAAATGGACATTGAGGAGGGACTTGGTGAAAATCAACTGAGTGATGTACAGTGACACTAAGAGAAGAAGCATTTTTTCCTCGAAGCCCTGAGGCAGGAGGGATGTAAAGAGATGGGCAAATGGAAACACATTCTCGGACAGAGGAGCTTCACACTCCAGTGGGCATGAGAAAGATTAGGCTGAGCCTGCAGCGCCTGCAGTCATGCATACGGGACgttacatacacatgcatgtgcatacacacaaacgGTGACAGTGACAATAAAAACTCCTCAAGCTTCTTTGATCCTAAGAGATCACAGCCTCAAGTGTGACTGCTTGAATAGACtgatgtaatgtgtgtgtgtgtgtgtgtgtgtttgtgtgtgtgtgtgtgtttgtatgcatgCATGGTAGACCTGGACATGTATGtataagaaaaaagaagaaagagcaTTATATTAGAGAAAGCAGTGTGCTGATTTCTCTGTGTGATCGTTTGTGCCGCTCTAATGCtccattctgtgtgtgtgtgtgtgtgtgtgtgtgtgtgtgtgtgtgtgtttataacaGCATATATTGTCAGGTCAGTAATAGGCCAACAGCTGTCTCAAAACTCCCCATGCTGGAAGCTTTTATCTGGAATCCACTTGGACGCCCAATGGCAGTGATTCATGGACCCAAAATAACATCCCGAGGTGTTTGTGTTTCCGACTGCTGCTcgctgtcagtctgtctgtccagTCTGTCGGGCCGCCTGTCTGTCACCTGGCCTGGCTGACCTCAGGAGAAAGGTATGCTAGACAAGGCACTGACCTTACAGTCCTGTCAACTGCAAGATGAGACTGTGGGAGAGTCAGCAGGGCTGGAGGGGTTGCCAATATGCAGCAgttttgtgtaaataaatatcAGTTTCACTATGTATTGGCATTGCTAGTGCTGTTTAGACAGATCCTGCTAAAAAGAGCTTgtatatttgctgtttttaggAGCTCCTTCTTAGGAGATATTCTCTGGCAGGGAGCAGCAATAGTGATTTATTGGCAATAAACATTAGAAGAAGCTGGTCTGAACTGGCCATTGTGAGTGGACAGTTAAAAGAAAGCAGCTCTAACAGGACCTCAAGCTTCATAAACAAAAAATCTAAAgagaagtcacagacacacttaagTCATTTGCGGAATATCCTAGCAATGAAAGCTTTTGTACTAAAGATGAAGGCAAAACAGGGAAAACATGGTTTTAAATTAAGATATTGTACCCTTTCAAAGGTTAAACATGGCCTAAGAGGTAGTACAATACAGCATGTTTTGAGTTTGTGCCTTAAATATTCAtataaattcatatttttcattcaGACACCTCCTCAATGCTCAATGGTCACTATAAACGCCACCAATCAAGTTCTACATACAGCACATCATCAACCTAATCAGCAGCAGCCTCATGAGAACTCTTCAACCCTGATTGAGACAGCCTGCACAGCAGTCCGGAAACCTCACTGCAGCCACAATTATAAGCACAAAGGGCGACTGGTCCTTTTTGCTTGATATCATCCATTAGGTAGTTCAGAGTACATATTGTGCCACCACAAAATAGATGACTAGCTACATGCGCATTTATTGTATATCTGTTACAATATGATGTAAGCTTGAAGACATCACTGTGAACTATTTCTCCAACACTGCCTCCCCACCACTGAGTGTTTTCTCTTTCCTGACCTCTTCCTCAACTCGTGGTGATGCTGTCAAATTACTGTGCATCACAACTTAATGTAGCCTTTACTGTGGCTGAAAACAGGGCTGATACCTCTCCATAGGTTTGATGTGAGCTAGATGGGCCAAGGTCAGttttgtcctcctcctcctcctcctcctgagaGACCCAGATCCAAGCCCATAAAGTGCAATCTACAGAGCTGCAGCACATACTGCGTGCATGTTCACAGCAGTGGGCCTTGCTGCAAagtcaaaaacatatttgttgttttgcatttggGTTTTTGGAAAGGAATCAACTTTGCAAGTCAAAGTCGGGCTTATGTAATGTCGCCCTGAAGCAGAAGGCAGTTGATCAAGAGGTTGACAACACGGTAATGTTCATCAGAGATGTTGTTCTCCACGTCTCGAATCAGCCAGAGTTGGGAAAAAAATCTCAGAAGTTATTCATTAGTTCATCACTCTGTCTGATAATATCATGTCCTCCACCGAGAATCTCTAAATAGGCCAAGTCTTCATTTTCTCTAGAGTTTCTCTTGCCGTACTGtcttgtgtcacatcaattatGGAGCAATGAGAAGCACATGCCTCCTGCACTTATTCCGTCTGCTTCAATGGGCACAGGACGACCgcagaaaacagcaaaaaccACATATGTCTTACTGTACTTAGCAATTTACTTACTGTAACATTCCAGTAACACATAAACTTTTATATTTCTGCAACACTAAAGATTTCAATGTCGTTCATGATGATTATTAACATAAAGTGAGCGTATACTTATTTAAAGACTGTGAGCACCAGTCACCTTGCCTATGCATTAGGCTGCTATTGCTGTATTGATTATCAATTATCCATTTCTCCTTATAGAAAACAAATAGCACTAAACATCTAGCTTTATCAgaaatacagacaaaagccagTCACTACTTCCCAAAGTCTAACATTGCTTATTTTGGCTggcaaaagacaaaacagagaaagacaaGCAAATGCTCAGTTTTGTTCTTTTAATCTAGTAAATCTTTGTTACCTTCACGTCTATGATGACATAAATGACTGATGGTTCACAAAAATTATCAAAAACATCCTCTTTAATGAGATACTCATTTCAGCACTGTATACATTTGACACCCAGTTAATTACAATAACTTCCACTGACTTCAGTCTAAGACTTCATGCAGTCTgtgcaataaaaatgaacattacCAGGTGGATTGAACCCTCTCATCCTGTAAATTTGAATCATCCATGCAGCAACATGACCATGATACATGATGGCCTCAAGCTCCTTAAAAACCAACAGTATCGCCTGCCTGTGCAGGTGCAATGAAAAAACACTTACTGTGTAATTGCCACATGTTACCATCATCTGTGTAGATCAAGCAATGCAGCGAAGGGAGCAGCAACGTTCCCTTGTTCTGACAGCCACTTGATTAACTGCCATACACCAGGGATGAAAGTGAACATTGCATTGAGGCTGCACACTGTTTCAAATTACAGCCAGCAGACATCAGCACAAAACCTGAAGTCTCCCTGGAGCTCTCCTACAGCAGGTTACAAGAGACCATTAAAGTATCTCGACAACCTCAGATTTTGCATCGCAGCATCCATGCTTTATAAACTGAACAGAATGATAGCTGGTGCACCCCTCTACATGACATTATGGTGATGACAGCAGCACCAAGGCAACCGGTTTCAACATCCACCTTCCCCATCTGCAAATGTCTCTGGTTGGATTTTCTCCATCCCTGCACATTAGCGCATAAGCCCGTTGACAGTCAGAGGGGAGATCCTGTATGGCAAGCCTCTCCTTACCTGGCAATCGGGCAAGATAATGGTTGCTGTCACCGTAGCTGACAGGCGGCGAGGTGtaatttctgcagtaatccGCACTCTGGTAGTACGCTGCATCCCCGTTCTTCAGCTGCAGCGCCATCATCGCAGTCACATCCCTTTGCCAACTTATCCTCTCCTAAAAACCGGGCGGCCAGGCAGGATGACAGTCCCTACCACACGCTCAGACACTGGGGCTTTCACCGGAGGGGGGATTCAAAGAGGAGAGCGGAATACAGAAAGCGACAGTTTACATTAATCCACAACAATAAACCACATTACGTTTTTCTTTTGACGTTACACACTAAAAAAGATGTCCTGGACgtgaaattagatttttaaagaCATAAACCCTACCGAGGATCCTCCAGCGTCCCCCTCCCTCTTGGTACAGTCCATTTCCGATGCCACCGCTGCTGATTTGCATGGTTGGCAATCATGACACATTGTATTAATATGTTACACCTCTGTGGTGCACTCTAATCACCCATGGGTGGCTATTTATGAGTCCCATACCTGTAGGGAAAACAGTCGAGATGGTGCTGAAATGAAAATTATGTTACTATATgggcaaataaaataaaatagtcaGTGTTCTAAAAGAAATTTAACTGTGGAAACATGATAAAGTATTAAATAAGTTACAAATACTGTattctttttattattgttgtaatattgttattattcttattatggTTGTTAGTTGTACTGAAGTATTTCATATATTACACTATCTATACCATATTCCTTATGTTACAATATTGATATTACTGCTCCACATTAAAAAGCTAGTCAGTGGGCTTtgagtttattattattattgttaatattattatactgtgtgcattttatatttccccatatatgatatatatcactgttatttatttccatatattttattttttatcatttatgtcTCAAAGTGGCTGAACTACCTCAATTAAGGTTGCAGagtttaaatgtaatttctgatttatttatttcatttaaattgttACATATCTATTTCCCTACCTCTTTAGCCTTTCTTTGTGCTGCTGTGAAGTGTGAGTTTCCCTTGGGATCAATAATGTCTTATCTTCTCATCCTGTCAAATTATGGGGTGCTCTGCAAAAACAAGTGGGTGTCACGCCCACAAACACTGGGACACTGTTGTATGTTATTATCTGTGCGCTTTGATGGTTTCGTTTGACCCcgtgataacatttaaaaagaatatGGTTGTGTGGTTTTATGCATAACTGAGGCGACATGTTTACCACTAACACATCACAGAGGCAAATCACACCCAGTTTCACTtcgtgtacgtgtgtgtttgtgtgtgagaggaagggaggagggcCCCGGACAGACAGCGTGGCTGCAGTGCCGCAGCAAGACAACTCGTCCAGTCGACCAGCAGTTCAGCTGCTCATAACATCCTCAGCCTGAGCCCCTCTGACTGGACATTTTGGGacatattttctgtaactgaacGCCTCACAACCCACATCACGAGAGGATTTATTTTCGGTGTGGAGTAAGGGCTGCTGTCTCGGAAAGGTGGCACAGAAGCTGACAGACGGTAGATAACAGCCTGCTTGTTTGCCCGGCGCCGGGAGCCACCAACCCGGGCCGTTTGGGACTGGTGGGGTTGGCTAGCTGGAGGGCTAGCATTAGCTGGGGAGAGCCTCTCACACCAGCATCCGTAAACACTTCGCTGCGTTGACGCCAACTCAACAGGGTGAGCTATCATGctaattttttttataccttTTAATAGACAAATTGGTTGAATTTAATGTTGAGAATGTATTTACCAAAATGGGCTCAGCGTTAGCCGTTAGCTAAAACAagggagctagctagcaattcCCAAACTCGTCTACAGGCATTAGTCGACAGAGATATATATGGTAAGACAAGGCCGACGTGGTTAGAGAGGTGTTCCTAAATTATATTTGATATACAGAAAAAAACGTTATCACTATATCTGGAGCTCACAGTGCTGTGCAGCTGTCAACTCTGAGCTGTCATTCCCAAACAACCTATGTTAGCTAACCTGCTGCTAGCCCGTGAGAGTCTGCTGTTAgatgcacagtgtgtgtgatgttgtttgtgttcatgtcttCTCCTCCCAACACATATTTTTGTGACAGCATGAAGATGGATTGAAACATGAAGGGTGGAACTGTCCCATCATCCAAATAGGAGGGCGTCTCTCTTAGGTAACGTTATGCTTCACAAATTCCTCTCTCCTGCTGACAGTCCTGCAAAGACATTTTACATCTGATGTTGTCTCCTATGTTGTTACTGACTGTCATGATTGCAAAGCTAATTAAATAGACAAAgtgaaattgaaaaaaatgatCATGGTTTCACAAGTGTTGTCTTGAAACCACATTATTGGGTAACGCGATGCAATTCTGTTAACCACAAATGTATTATGTGTGGCACAGCATAATGATCTTGTCAACCTGCCACTGCTAGCTACAGTATGTGCCACTGCAACTAGTTTTGCAGTTGTGTGTCAGTATTCAAAGCAAGCTTGTGTGTAGGCCAATGTTTCCCCATTCCCCACATCCTGTGTTGTGAGGAAGCTTCCTCTTTTGTCCTAAAGTGCTTAGCTGCATCCTGATCAGGGTCACAGATCGCAGAGCTGCTCAAtggttggtttgttttaacTCAGGGTTTTCCGTTTTGGCTTGTTTTTGTACATATTCAATGCTACCGTATTTTGCAAATTAAGTTtgctgttttcctttttcattcACTATCAGTGTCATGCATTTGTATCTCAACTGCATCTCTTAACTTTAACTGGGCGGAAAATTTTCCATCAGTTGGAGGATTAACGGCAgaattcaaattttatttttctctctgttgttcTTTGTACATCAAGCAGCCATCCACCCATATGCAAAACAATAGAGTTGTCATTCCTGTATGTCAACCTTAAGACGGTCGT is part of the Epinephelus moara isolate mb chromosome 10, YSFRI_EMoa_1.0, whole genome shotgun sequence genome and harbors:
- the zmat3 gene encoding zinc finger matrin-type protein 3, with product MMALQLKNGDAAYYQSADYCRNYTSPPVSYGDSNHYLARLPGPETMLKPPLSLFSHPQQPFHHMDSLHQLGPPPMAPTQPLGPPPLAPAQAMGPPTMAPTQTLGPPPMTATHTLRHPPITPPHSLGPPPMAPAQPLGPPPMAHTLGPPPVDHTQAIVPPTMDLIQPLGPPPLNPAQALVPPPVVAPGASRFPLPPSPMSSPPAPGPDPSHLPPRPPGPALIPSPMSCLIPGPLPGQAAPASEQPQDEGSLLGMEEQEDSLGLGELCKPLYCKLCNVTLNSAQQAQAHYQGKNHSKKLRNFYAGSQQPPAIRIPEVLEAAGQTSLSSGSNDSDAGRQAQYKGATRVILATENDYCKLCDASFSSLAVAQAHYQGKNHAKKLRLAEAQQNSSNMEGSSEAAPRRNRKDGSEYRLVKNRRSPQLPASMPGPYYNPRPRQRIPRDLAMCVTPSGQFYCSMCNCGAEQETDFRQHLESKQHKAKVSELRYRHEMENLGYS